The genome window AGAATACTGTCAAACAAGTGAGGAACAGGAAGATGAGCCACCAGCGCCGCCAACACGATTAGCAGCGGGAACAAGGAAAGCACGAAATAATAGGAAAGCGCGGCAGCAAAGGCCATAGTGTGGTTCTTCATTACGTCATCCACAGTCCTGGCTACCGCCCGTTTTATCAGTCCCAATCGCATATTCGTGAATGGCTTTTAGTGAGATGTTTTCGCGTCGCAGCGAGATGGCGAATATCGCCGCTACCCCAATAAGCCTAGGGCATCTAAGACTTTACCTGTGGAACGTCGAAAGGCCGTTCCCGCAGTAACGAGTGTTCGAGCACCAGGAGTTGAACCCGTTACCTATGTGACTCTGCTGGTGCTCGCAAGTGGTGGTAACTTAGTAACATAGAAGTCGCATCGATGGCACAAAGAACCAATAACGGACACGCTGGATTGCTGACCCGCTATAGGGGCTGGCTGGTTGCGCTCGCACTGATTGTAGGAGTAGTGCTGCTGGCTGCGTTTGTGTCGCTGCGCGGCAGCGACATTCCGGTGCGAGCGACGACCGTTGTCAGGGGAACGATCCGCGCAACCATCTCCACCAACGGCAAGGTTGAGCCGGTGCAAAACTTCGAAGCGCACGCACTCGCTCCGGCCAGCGTGCGACGCGTGCTGGTGCATGAAGGCGATCACGTGAAGCCCGGGCAACCGCTACTGCAATTGGATGACAGCGATGCCAGGGCGCAGGCGGCCAAGGCGCTGGCCCAGTTGCGTTCGGCCGAGTCAGCCCTGGAAGCCATTAAGGGCGGAGGCAGCCGCGAAGAGGTCCTGACCACTCAAGCAGAGCTGGTGAGGGCCCGCACCGACCGCGATGTCGCGCGCCGAAATCTGGATGCTATGCGGCGTCTGGAAAAGAAGGGCGATGCCTCGAAGGGCGAAATTAACGACGCCGAAAACCAACTTCAACGCGCTGAGTCACAGGTAAATTTGCTCGAACAAAAATTGAAAGACCGCTACTCCACCAGCGAAGTGGGAAAAGTCCAGGCCCAGGAGACCGAGGGCAAGGCAGCCTACGCCGCCGCAGAGGACATGCTGCGCAATTCGAACATACGCGCGCCTCGCGCCGGCATCGTCTACTCCTTACCAGTGCGCGAAGGCGCATTCGTAAATACCGGGGATTTACTGATTCAAGTCGCCGACACTTCTAGCGTGCAGGTGCGTGCATTCGTGGACGAACCCGATATAGGCCGTTTGTCGCCTGGAGAAAGAGTCGAAATCACGTGGGATGCTTTGCCAGGGAGAATCTGGAGAGGAAATGTGAAAGGCGTGCCGGTGGCAGTCCAGCTGGTTGGGACACGGAACGTGGGCCAGGTTACCTGCGCAGTGGACAATCACGATATGAAGCTGCTGCCTAATGTTAACGTCAACGTTACAATCGTGACCGGCGAGCACCGCAACGTTTTGACGTTGCCTCGCGAAGCAGTCCATCAGGACGGCGGCAAGCCCTATGTATTTCAGATCGTGGATGGCGTGCTACGGCGGCAAGCAGTAAGCGTCGGCATCTCTAACCTGACATTAGCTGAGGTTTCTGGACTTCCGGAAAATTCTCAGGTGGCGCTAGGTGCGCTCAATGGTCAGCCGCTGGCCGGTGGTTTAGCGGCGCGGCCGGTGCAGTAGAAATCCGAAAAAATCAGGGCTTAAGGCATGAACCGAATGCTGATCCTGTTCTTCGCGTTACTGATTTCGGGCAGTCCGGCACGGTCGGACATAGCCGCAGAAGCCTTGCTATCGGCCGGCCGGGTGGATGTCGCTATCACGAACTTGCAAGCCCAGTTGCGGTCCGATCCCAATGATGCTCGCGCCTACAGTTTACTTTCGCGAGCCTATTACTCACTGGAGCATTGGGATGAGGCGGTCCGCGCCGCCCAAAAAGCAGTCGCACTGGAACCCGCTAACAGCAATTACCACATGTGGCTGGGTCGAGCGTACGGGGAGAAGGCCGAACATTCCAGTTGGTTCGCCGCCATAGGTCTTGCCAAGAAAGTTCGCAGTGAATTCGAGCGGGCTGTGCAACTCGATAATTCCAATCTAAGAGCGCAGTCTGATCTCGCCGAATTTTATTTGGAAGCCCCTTCTTTTCTCGGGGGAGGAAAAGACAAGGCGCGTGCTCAGGCCAAGCGCATTGCCAACCTGAATCAATCTGAAGCCCATTGGGTACTTGCATCCCTGGCAGAGAAAGAAAGCAACTGGCCGGCGGCCGAGCAAGAACACCAGGCGGCCATTCGGGCAAGCGGCAATCAGGCGAGCTATTGGCTGAATCTGGCCTCATTTTATCGCCGTCGTGGGAGGTTGGATGAGATGGAGAACGCCATCGCCCAGGCCAACCATGCGCAGATGAATGACGGGGAAGCGTGGGTGGACGCTGCCGAACTGCTGTTCCGCAGCGGCCGCAACTTCCCTGCCGCAGCGCAATTCCTCCAGCGCTATCTTTCATCTAATGCTACGGTCGCGGATGCTCCCACCTTCCAGGCACATTACCTGCTCGGCATGATCCTCGAAAAAGAAGGGAACAAGCGCGCTGCCGCCGATGAATACCGGGCAGCCCTCTCGCTCGCCAGCAATTTTCCTCCCGCGCAGCAAGCGTTGAGCCGCCTGCAACGTTAAGGCGGTTCCCCAAGGGGCACATCCGCATCCGCCCGGTTGTTATATTCTCCTGTTTTGTCAGTTGCAGACTTCCTCCGAGGGTAACGTGATGAAAAAAATGCTGCGACTCCTTCCATGTGCACGAGCACAACTCTTTGCCGCGCTCTTGGTGATCTTTTCCGTATTCCTCCCGCCTTTGGGTGGTGCGCAAAGTCTTACGATGCGACGTGCTATTGAGCTGGCATTGGTGCACAGCAGCGAGATGGCAATGGCCACTGCCGATCAAATGCATGCCTACCAGAATTTGCGGGAGGCTCGCAGCACATACATTCCACAGGTGACCGTCGGCTCCGGGTTGGCTTACTCGTACGGCTTCCCGCTTAGTCTTGAAGGCTCGGCGCCTACTATCTTCAACGTAACCTCGCAGTCGCTCCTGCTCAATCCTGCGCAGCGCGAGTTCATTCGCGCCGCCAAGACCGAGTGGCAGGCCAGTACCGCGCAAAGCAAAGACCAACGCAGCCGCGTACTTTTGGATACCGCGCTCACCTACGCTGAGTTAGACAAATGGGAGAAGAAGCTGGAGACATTGCACGAGCAAGCCGCAATCAGCCACAAGATTGAGTCGGCAGTGGCAGAGCGAATCAAGGAAGGAATTGATAGTCCCCGTGACCAGACGAAGGCGCGTCTTACGACCGCGCAAGTGCATCTCGGGATTACCCAAGCCGAAGGTGCGGTCGATGTGCTCCGGACCCATCTGGCACAGCTCACCGGCATACCGGTGCAGTCCGTCAATACGGAATCGAGCTCAATACCTGCGCTGCCGGCGCCAGAAGTGGAAGCAGATCAAGATCTCGGTCAGCGAGCGGCTGACACCAGCGCGGCAGTGAAGGCGGCCGAGCAGCGGGCGTTCGCCCAACAATTGCGCGCCAAGGGCGAGCACAGGGCGCTGTTACCGGCGATTGACCTTGCCCTGCAGTACGGCTTGATCAGCACATCATTTACCAACTTTGAACAATTCTTCGTGCGTGGCTCTTTCCAAAAACAAAATGCGACCTTTGGTTTAGTGATTAGATTCCCATTCTTGAACTGGACCCAGCGAGCCCATGCCGCCGCAGCCGATGCCCAAGCTGTCCACGCCCGCCAAGAGGCACAAGCGGCAAAGGACCAAGTCTCGCTGGAAGCAATAAAGCTGCACCGCACATTACGGCAGCTCGAAGCCGCACGGGAAGTGGCGCAATTGCAGTCCGAGTTGGCCAGGGCCGATCTCGACACCGCTGAGGCGCGCACCGAGGCGGGTAACGCTACTTTGCGGGACTTGCAGAGCGCAATGTTGCAGGCAGGTGAGCGATCGGCTGCGTTGCTGGATACTGAGTTCGAAGTCGAGCGTGTTCAACTTCAACTTATGCGCGAAACCGGAGATCTGGAAAAATGGGCGATGTCGCACAATTAAACCGGCAACTCTGGAACCCAAGCCTGCAAGTAAATTTTGGGCCTATTGGGATGCTCTCTCTACGCACTCTTTTGTGCTTCTGAATGCTCCAAACCGAGCATTCGCCGCAAAGAGGTTGCTCCCGCGCATCTTCTGACAATAGCGTTTAGGCATGTTTGGGGAAGCCTGTCGCAAACCGGGATGTTAAAATAACCCATCGCCCAATATGCCCTTAAAGACACTTTTTCTGAATCCACCTTCTTTCGAAAACTTCGATGGGGGCGCGAGCTCCCGTTGGCCGGCAACGCGCGAAATCGAATCTTATTGGTATCCCGTCTGGCTGGCGTATCCGGCTGGCATGCTCGAGGGATCGCGATTGCTCGATGCACCTCCCCACCACGTTTCGGCCGAAGAGACCATTCAGATCGGCCGCGATTTCGAGTTTCTGGTGCTGTTCACTAGCACCCCGGGGTTCCCGGGAGACATTCGGCTGGTGGAAAAGATGAAGGCGGCAAACCCCAATCTTAAAGTGGCATTTGTGGGTCCGCATGTCACGGTACTGCCGGAGCGCTCGTTACGTGAGTGTCCGGCCATAGATTTTGTCGCCCGCAAGGAGTTCGATTATTCAATTGTCGAATTTGCGCAGGGCAAGCCACTTTCGGAGATCGCCGGCATTTCTTATCGCAAAAACGGTTCAGTGGTCCACAATGCGGACCGTCCACAGATCAGTGATCTCGATGTTCTTCCAGACGTAGTAGACGTTTATCGCCGGGACCTTGATCCGCGGCGCTACAACG of Terriglobales bacterium contains these proteins:
- a CDS encoding efflux RND transporter periplasmic adaptor subunit, which codes for MAQRTNNGHAGLLTRYRGWLVALALIVGVVLLAAFVSLRGSDIPVRATTVVRGTIRATISTNGKVEPVQNFEAHALAPASVRRVLVHEGDHVKPGQPLLQLDDSDARAQAAKALAQLRSAESALEAIKGGGSREEVLTTQAELVRARTDRDVARRNLDAMRRLEKKGDASKGEINDAENQLQRAESQVNLLEQKLKDRYSTSEVGKVQAQETEGKAAYAAAEDMLRNSNIRAPRAGIVYSLPVREGAFVNTGDLLIQVADTSSVQVRAFVDEPDIGRLSPGERVEITWDALPGRIWRGNVKGVPVAVQLVGTRNVGQVTCAVDNHDMKLLPNVNVNVTIVTGEHRNVLTLPREAVHQDGGKPYVFQIVDGVLRRQAVSVGISNLTLAEVSGLPENSQVALGALNGQPLAGGLAARPVQ
- a CDS encoding tetratricopeptide repeat protein; this encodes MLILFFALLISGSPARSDIAAEALLSAGRVDVAITNLQAQLRSDPNDARAYSLLSRAYYSLEHWDEAVRAAQKAVALEPANSNYHMWLGRAYGEKAEHSSWFAAIGLAKKVRSEFERAVQLDNSNLRAQSDLAEFYLEAPSFLGGGKDKARAQAKRIANLNQSEAHWVLASLAEKESNWPAAEQEHQAAIRASGNQASYWLNLASFYRRRGRLDEMENAIAQANHAQMNDGEAWVDAAELLFRSGRNFPAAAQFLQRYLSSNATVADAPTFQAHYLLGMILEKEGNKRAAADEYRAALSLASNFPPAQQALSRLQR
- a CDS encoding TolC family protein, with product MRRAIELALVHSSEMAMATADQMHAYQNLREARSTYIPQVTVGSGLAYSYGFPLSLEGSAPTIFNVTSQSLLLNPAQREFIRAAKTEWQASTAQSKDQRSRVLLDTALTYAELDKWEKKLETLHEQAAISHKIESAVAERIKEGIDSPRDQTKARLTTAQVHLGITQAEGAVDVLRTHLAQLTGIPVQSVNTESSSIPALPAPEVEADQDLGQRAADTSAAVKAAEQRAFAQQLRAKGEHRALLPAIDLALQYGLISTSFTNFEQFFVRGSFQKQNATFGLVIRFPFLNWTQRAHAAAADAQAVHARQEAQAAKDQVSLEAIKLHRTLRQLEAAREVAQLQSELARADLDTAEARTEAGNATLRDLQSAMLQAGERSAALLDTEFEVERVQLQLMRETGDLEKWAMSHN